Proteins encoded in a region of the Massilia sp. UMI-21 genome:
- a CDS encoding sugar ABC transporter ATP-binding protein, whose product MPVTQLTSPPLRQANGAADPATAPVLQLSGITKRFNGVHALNGVRLSIRPGQVMALIGENGAGKSTLVKTLTGIHRPDAGSILLDGKEVAFGSPQEAMAAGITAVHQETVMFDELSVAENIYVGRHPTRGALKGFQRIDWNTIEREAERLFARLEVALPVRARVRDLSVAQRHFVEIARALSQDARVVIMDEPTAALSQREIRELYRIIDQLKAAGTAVIFISHKFDEIFEVADCYTVLRDGQFVAEGRLDDISEPELVALMVGRSVHQAYPKAEVEIGAPLLTVENLCHPTEFQDVSFSLRKGEILGFYGLVGAGRSEVMQALFGLTTKVSGSVRLEGVDATFRAPGEAIARGLAYVPEDRQQHGAHLSLPIQHNITLPILSTFGFFTRARAESQLARRFAEQLELKAHHLRQHVAELSGGNQQKVVLGKWLATNPKVIILDEPTKGIDIGSKAAVHRFISELVARGLSVILVSSELPEVLGLADRVVVMRQGRVVREFARQDATPETVVAAASGVDLGAANEAAA is encoded by the coding sequence ATGCCAGTGACCCAACTGACAAGCCCTCCCCTACGCCAGGCAAACGGCGCCGCCGATCCGGCCACTGCGCCGGTCCTGCAACTGAGCGGCATCACCAAGCGCTTCAACGGCGTCCATGCCCTGAACGGCGTGCGCCTGTCCATCCGTCCGGGCCAGGTCATGGCCCTGATCGGCGAGAACGGCGCCGGCAAGTCGACCCTGGTCAAGACCCTGACCGGCATCCACCGCCCTGACGCCGGCAGCATCCTGCTCGACGGGAAGGAAGTCGCCTTCGGCAGCCCGCAGGAAGCGATGGCCGCCGGCATCACCGCCGTGCACCAGGAAACCGTCATGTTCGACGAACTGTCGGTGGCCGAGAACATCTATGTCGGGCGCCACCCGACGCGCGGCGCGCTCAAGGGATTCCAGCGCATCGACTGGAACACCATCGAGCGGGAAGCCGAGCGCCTGTTCGCGCGTCTCGAAGTCGCCCTGCCGGTGCGGGCTAGAGTCCGCGACCTGTCGGTGGCGCAGCGTCACTTCGTGGAGATCGCGCGCGCCCTGTCGCAGGACGCGCGGGTGGTGATCATGGACGAACCGACCGCGGCCCTGTCGCAGCGCGAGATCCGCGAACTGTACCGCATCATCGACCAGCTCAAGGCGGCCGGCACCGCCGTCATTTTTATCTCGCACAAGTTCGACGAGATCTTCGAGGTCGCCGACTGCTACACCGTGCTGCGCGACGGCCAGTTCGTGGCCGAAGGCCGCCTGGACGACATCAGCGAGCCGGAACTGGTGGCCCTGATGGTGGGCCGCTCCGTGCACCAGGCCTATCCCAAGGCCGAGGTGGAGATCGGGGCGCCGCTGCTGACCGTAGAAAACCTGTGCCACCCGACCGAATTCCAGGACGTCAGCTTCAGCCTGCGCAAGGGTGAGATCCTCGGCTTCTACGGCCTGGTGGGGGCGGGCCGCTCGGAAGTGATGCAGGCCCTGTTCGGCCTCACCACCAAGGTCAGCGGCAGCGTGCGCCTGGAAGGCGTCGATGCCACGTTCCGCGCGCCGGGCGAGGCCATCGCCCGCGGCCTGGCCTATGTACCGGAAGACCGCCAGCAGCACGGCGCGCACCTGAGCCTGCCGATCCAGCACAACATCACGCTGCCGATCCTGTCGACCTTCGGCTTCTTCACGCGCGCCCGCGCGGAAAGCCAGCTTGCGCGCCGCTTCGCCGAGCAGCTCGAACTCAAGGCCCACCACCTCAGGCAGCACGTGGCGGAACTCTCGGGCGGCAACCAGCAGAAGGTGGTGCTGGGCAAATGGCTGGCCACGAATCCGAAAGTGATCATCCTCGACGAACCGACCAAGGGCATCGACATCGGCTCCAAGGCCGCGGTGCACCGCTTCATCAGCGAACTGGTGGCGCGCGGCCTGTCCGTCATCCTGGTGTCGTCCGAACTCCCCGAAGTGCTGGGCCTGGCCGACCGCGTGGTGGTGATGCGCCAGGGCCGCGTGGTGCGCGAGTTCGCGCGCCAGGACGCCACGCCCGAAACCGTGGTGGCGGCGGCATCCGGCGTCGACCTGGGCGCCGCCAACGAGGCAGCAGCATGA
- the rhaS gene encoding rhamnose ABC transporter substrate-binding protein, with protein sequence MKITSIKHLVLAAAAAGVLAGLAGCGEKKSDPGAPEQMKIAMVVKSLGNGFFDAAHTGAKEAAGQIGGVEVIYTGPTTPSAEGQIEIINSLISQKVDAIVVSANDPNALVPITKKAMQRGIKVISFDSGIAPGGRQMQLNPSNAQLIGEKQIEMAATEMGGKGELAILSASAQATNQNTWIEVMKKMLQKPEYKDLKLVATVYGDDQSDKSYREAIGLLRSHPKLKAIIAPTTVGIVAASKAVADEGLVGKVFVTGLGLPSEMAGHVKSGAVREFAIWNPIDLGYAATYAAHEFVTGKAKSEPGASVSVGRLGQVTLDAQGEAALGPPFTYNAGNVDKFAKLF encoded by the coding sequence TTGAAGATCACATCGATCAAACACCTCGTGCTCGCGGCCGCCGCCGCCGGCGTCCTCGCCGGCCTGGCCGGCTGCGGTGAAAAGAAATCCGACCCGGGCGCGCCCGAACAGATGAAGATCGCGATGGTCGTGAAAAGCCTCGGCAACGGCTTCTTCGACGCCGCCCACACCGGCGCCAAGGAAGCGGCCGGCCAGATCGGCGGGGTCGAGGTGATCTACACCGGCCCGACCACGCCCAGCGCCGAAGGCCAGATCGAGATCATCAACTCGCTGATCAGCCAGAAGGTCGATGCGATCGTGGTCTCGGCCAACGATCCGAACGCCCTGGTGCCGATCACGAAGAAGGCCATGCAGCGCGGAATCAAGGTGATCTCCTTCGACAGCGGCATCGCGCCGGGCGGGCGCCAGATGCAGCTCAACCCGTCCAACGCGCAGCTGATCGGCGAGAAGCAGATCGAGATGGCCGCCACGGAAATGGGCGGCAAGGGCGAGCTGGCGATCCTGTCGGCCTCGGCCCAGGCGACCAACCAGAACACCTGGATCGAGGTCATGAAGAAGATGCTCCAGAAGCCCGAATACAAGGACCTGAAGCTGGTTGCCACCGTCTACGGCGACGACCAGTCGGACAAGAGCTACCGCGAAGCGATCGGCCTGCTGCGCAGCCATCCGAAGCTGAAGGCGATCATCGCCCCGACCACGGTCGGCATCGTCGCCGCCAGCAAGGCGGTCGCGGACGAAGGCCTGGTCGGCAAGGTCTTCGTCACCGGCCTGGGCCTGCCGTCCGAGATGGCCGGCCATGTCAAGAGCGGCGCGGTGCGCGAGTTCGCGATCTGGAATCCGATCGACCTCGGCTACGCCGCCACCTACGCCGCCCACGAATTCGTGACCGGCAAGGCGAAGTCCGAGCCGGGCGCCAGCGTCTCGGTCGGCCGCCTCGGCCAGGTGACCCTGGATGCCCAGGGCGAAGCCGCCCTCGGCCCGCCGTTCACCTACAACGCCGGGAACGTCGACAAGTTCGCCAAGCTGTTCTGA
- a CDS encoding ABC transporter permease yields the protein MKMNVLKQREPLLALMVVALVLLVGLRAPVFLSAGSLANLLTDSTLLVMLALTQMLVIVTRGIDLSVASTLALSGMVAAMLAAANPALPLVFVMLAATLTGLAAGLLNGWLIGYLQLPPIVVTLGTMSVYRGLVFVLSGGAWVSAHQMPAGFVAFPLTRLLGLPHLVWIALGAVLAMAFIARHTRFGRDLYAIGNAPHCAAYIGIPTAKRLFWTYGLSGMVAGLCGYLWVARYAVAYTEIAYGFEFTVIAACVIGGVSIAGGVGSVAGAMLGALFLSVIGNALPVLQVSPFWQSALTGAVILVAVLLNARGNRNRSRQILPLHKLDNLRSAA from the coding sequence ATGAAAATGAACGTACTCAAGCAACGCGAGCCCCTGCTCGCCCTGATGGTGGTGGCGCTGGTGCTGCTGGTCGGCCTGCGCGCGCCGGTCTTCCTGAGCGCCGGTTCGCTGGCCAACCTGCTCACCGACAGTACCCTGCTGGTGATGCTGGCGCTGACCCAGATGCTGGTGATCGTCACGCGCGGCATCGACCTGTCGGTGGCGTCCACGCTGGCCCTGTCGGGCATGGTCGCGGCCATGCTGGCCGCCGCCAACCCGGCGCTGCCGCTGGTGTTCGTGATGCTGGCGGCCACCCTCACCGGCCTGGCCGCGGGCCTGCTCAACGGCTGGCTGATCGGCTATCTGCAACTGCCGCCGATCGTGGTCACGCTCGGCACCATGAGCGTCTACCGCGGCCTGGTGTTCGTGCTGTCGGGCGGCGCCTGGGTCTCGGCGCACCAGATGCCGGCCGGTTTCGTGGCCTTCCCGCTCACCCGCCTGCTCGGCCTGCCGCACCTGGTGTGGATCGCGCTGGGCGCCGTGCTGGCGATGGCCTTCATCGCCCGCCACACCCGCTTCGGGCGCGACCTGTACGCGATCGGCAATGCGCCACATTGCGCCGCCTACATCGGCATCCCGACCGCCAAGCGCCTGTTCTGGACCTATGGCCTGTCGGGCATGGTCGCCGGCCTGTGCGGCTACCTGTGGGTGGCGCGCTACGCCGTGGCCTACACCGAGATCGCCTACGGCTTCGAATTCACCGTGATCGCTGCCTGCGTGATCGGCGGCGTCAGCATCGCCGGCGGCGTCGGCAGCGTGGCCGGCGCCATGCTGGGCGCGCTGTTCCTGTCGGTGATCGGCAATGCGCTGCCGGTGCTGCAGGTCTCGCCGTTCTGGCAAAGCGCCCTGACCGGCGCCGTGATCCTGGTCGCCGTCCTGCTCAATGCGCGCGGCAACCGCAACCGCAGCCGCCAGATCCTGCCGCTGCACAAGCTTGACAACCTGAGGAGCGCCGCGTGA
- a CDS encoding ABC transporter permease — protein sequence MNASTIAQTEAGAGVDADVEAKAGSRYTILDREKPALRHLAGRWESLLALLLLAVFVTGGVTLPHFLDPYNLLDATANFSEKALIALPMALLIICREIDISVAGTLALCSVAMGLAQQAGAPAEALLLVALGTGLACGWLNGFLVTRFMLPSIVVTIGSVSLYRGLASVVLGDKAFTSYPEAMTAWGQGVFFGMVPRSFVILLGFALLFALVLHWTSPGRRLYAIGNNPDAARFSGIAVDRYRLGLFMLTGAMAGLAAFLLTGRIGSTRPNIATGWELEIITMVILGGVSIAGGAGTIGGVLLAVLTMGAVTYGLALANVPGIYMTIVVGVLLLATIAVSRLMRGIPTRH from the coding sequence GTGAACGCCAGCACCATTGCACAGACCGAGGCCGGCGCCGGCGTCGATGCCGACGTCGAGGCCAAGGCCGGCTCGCGCTACACCATCCTGGACCGCGAGAAACCGGCCCTGCGCCATCTTGCCGGGCGCTGGGAAAGCCTGCTGGCGCTGCTGCTGCTGGCGGTGTTCGTCACCGGCGGCGTCACCTTGCCGCACTTCCTCGACCCCTACAACCTGCTGGACGCCACCGCCAACTTCAGCGAGAAGGCCCTGATCGCGCTGCCGATGGCCCTGCTCATCATCTGCCGCGAGATCGACATCTCGGTGGCCGGCACCCTGGCCCTGTGCTCGGTGGCGATGGGCCTGGCCCAGCAGGCCGGCGCCCCCGCCGAGGCCTTGCTGCTGGTGGCGCTGGGCACCGGCCTGGCCTGCGGCTGGCTGAACGGCTTCCTGGTCACCCGCTTCATGCTGCCCTCGATCGTGGTCACCATCGGCAGCGTCTCGCTGTACCGGGGCCTGGCCAGCGTGGTGCTGGGCGACAAGGCATTCACCAGCTATCCGGAAGCCATGACGGCCTGGGGCCAGGGCGTGTTCTTCGGCATGGTGCCGCGCAGCTTCGTGATCCTGCTCGGTTTCGCGCTGCTGTTCGCGCTGGTGCTGCACTGGACCTCGCCAGGGCGCCGCCTGTACGCGATCGGCAACAACCCGGATGCCGCGCGCTTCTCCGGCATCGCGGTCGACCGCTACCGCCTGGGCCTGTTCATGCTTACCGGCGCGATGGCCGGCCTGGCGGCCTTCCTGCTCACCGGGCGCATCGGCAGCACCCGTCCGAACATCGCCACCGGCTGGGAACTCGAGATCATCACCATGGTGATCCTGGGCGGCGTGAGCATCGCCGGCGGCGCCGGCACCATCGGCGGCGTGCTGCTGGCGGTGCTGACCATGGGCGCCGTGACCTACGGCCTGGCGCTGGCCAACGTGCCCGGCATCTACATGACCATCGTGGTCGGCGTGCTGCTGCTCGCCACCATCGCCGTGTCGCGCCTGATGCGCGGCATACCGACCCGCCACTGA
- a CDS encoding L-fuculose kinase: MHIGASAGDALIVLDIGKTNVKLALVDAGGRLIAEERRPNAILPDGPYPHHDTEGIWTWMLATCRAFAKRAQVSAIVPVTHGATAALVDETGLVLPVLDYEAPLPGLDYASLRPPYAQTCSPQLPAGLNLGRQLAWLQGRHPEQFARARHILMYPQYWAWRLCGVAAGEATSLGCHTDMWDPLRQAYSALVGRMGWADKLPPIRPPSATLGALRAEVVEATGLAPDCQVLCGIHDSNASLVRYLGGDGAVTARTVLSTGTWVIAAAFGTSLGGLREQADMLANTNALGQPVACMRFMGGREFAALAGDQPATCSYQQLAQMVARGSMAIPCFADSGGPFAGHAGRIEGRAPLDAGERFALATLYCVLMTDYCLDALGARGPITVEGSFTANPWFGPLLAGLRPQQALSYSDDASGTTCGAWLLRYRDATPPGQGVPKPPRALAGLDAYRAKWRAALGQADAPAAAAAAP, encoded by the coding sequence ATGCACATCGGAGCAAGCGCGGGCGACGCCCTGATCGTTCTCGACATCGGCAAGACCAACGTCAAGCTGGCGCTGGTCGACGCCGGCGGCCGCCTGATCGCGGAAGAACGCCGCCCGAACGCCATCCTGCCCGATGGCCCCTACCCGCACCACGACACCGAGGGCATCTGGACCTGGATGCTGGCCACCTGCCGCGCGTTCGCCAAACGGGCGCAGGTCTCGGCGATCGTCCCGGTGACCCACGGCGCCACCGCCGCCCTGGTCGACGAGACCGGCCTGGTGCTGCCGGTGCTAGACTACGAGGCGCCGCTGCCGGGCCTGGACTACGCCAGCCTGCGCCCGCCGTATGCGCAGACCTGTTCGCCGCAGCTTCCGGCCGGCCTGAACCTCGGCCGCCAGCTGGCCTGGCTGCAGGGGCGCCACCCCGAACAATTCGCGCGCGCGCGCCATATCCTGATGTACCCGCAGTACTGGGCCTGGCGCCTGTGCGGCGTGGCCGCCGGCGAGGCCACCTCGCTCGGCTGCCACACCGACATGTGGGACCCGCTGCGCCAGGCGTATTCGGCCCTGGTGGGCCGCATGGGCTGGGCGGACAAACTCCCGCCCATCCGCCCGCCGTCGGCCACGCTGGGCGCCCTGCGCGCCGAGGTCGTGGAAGCCACCGGGCTGGCGCCGGATTGCCAGGTCCTGTGCGGCATCCACGACAGCAATGCCTCGCTGGTGCGCTACCTGGGCGGCGACGGCGCCGTCACTGCGCGCACGGTGCTGTCGACCGGCACCTGGGTGATCGCCGCCGCCTTCGGCACCAGCCTGGGAGGCCTGCGCGAACAGGCCGACATGCTGGCCAATACCAATGCGCTGGGGCAGCCGGTGGCCTGCATGCGCTTCATGGGCGGCCGCGAATTCGCGGCCCTGGCGGGCGACCAGCCGGCTACCTGCTCCTACCAGCAGCTCGCGCAGATGGTGGCGCGCGGCAGCATGGCCATTCCCTGCTTCGCCGACAGCGGCGGCCCCTTCGCCGGCCACGCCGGGCGCATCGAAGGACGGGCGCCGCTCGACGCCGGCGAACGCTTCGCGCTCGCCACCCTGTACTGCGTGTTGATGACCGACTACTGCCTCGACGCCCTCGGCGCGCGCGGCCCGATCACGGTCGAGGGCAGCTTCACCGCCAATCCCTGGTTCGGCCCCCTGCTGGCCGGCCTGCGTCCGCAGCAGGCGCTGAGCTATTCGGACGACGCCAGCGGCACCACCTGCGGCGCCTGGCTGCTGCGCTATCGCGACGCCACGCCGCCGGGCCAGGGCGTGCCCAAGCCGCCGCGCGCCCTTGCCGGCCTGGACGCCTATCGCGCCAAATGGCGCGCAGCGCTGGGCCAGGCGGACGCTCCGGCGGCTGCCGCTGCAGCGCCGTGA